AAGAAGCGCTGCAGCGCCAGCGCGAATCGTGCATCCTTCTCCACCGTGTTGTGATCGGTATCGAGCCACTGGATCTCGGGCGAGTTGCTGAAGGCCCGCGTCAGGGCCTCGGCATGGGCCGGCGGAATGATCTCGTCCTGGCGCGCAATCAGCAGCAAGGTTGGCACCTGCACCCGGACTGCGTCGGCAGTGGCCTCGAAGCGCTGGTGCAAGAGCCAGCGCACGGGAAACCACGGATAGTGTCTGGCAGCCACTGCCACCAGGCTGTCATAGGGCGTGATCAGCGCCAGTCGGCCGACCGCACGCCGTGCCGCCAGATGCAGGGCAACGCCGCTGCCGACACTGCGTCCAATGACATCAATCCGGGTGTGGTCGCCGGCGATGTGGTCATACAGGGTCAGCGCGTCCTGCTTCAGGCCCACCTCCGAAGGACTGCCCTCGCTGGCACCGTAACCGCGATAGGCCAGCAGGTAGACCGTGTGCTGCGGAAACCAACGGGCAAAGCGCTCGCGCTGATGATTGATGGCCTCGGCATTGCCGCCGAAATAGATCAGCGCACGCGACTGGCCAGGGTTCACGCACCAGCCGCGCAGCCGCAGCCCGTCGCTGAACAACTCGAAATCGGTGGTCTGCGGCCTGACCCGAGTACCTTGCGGCAGGAAGATCATCTGTGTCTGCGACGCCCACAGAAAAGCGCAGAGGAACAGATAGAGGGCGATGGCCGTGGCCACCAGAAAACTCAGCATGCGCAGCATCCGGAAACTCGGTGCGGGAAACGCGAGCATTGTGGCCGATAATGGCCACACACACCGCCCATTCGGGTAGCAGCATCGCTTTGCTCATGTCGATCGACTGGACCTCTCCCGATTCCCTGTTGCGCAGCGCCGACGGCTGGCTGCTGCCCGAGCCGCACCGGGAGGCGCTGACCGACGCCTACCAGCACCCGCCACGCGCCTACCATCACTTCGGCCATGTGCTCGAGGTGCTGCGCCACTACCATGAACTGGCCGCCGGTCCGGGCTGGCAACAGCCGCGCGAGGTCTATCTGGCGGTGCTTTACCACGATGCCATCTACCAGCCCGGCCGCTCGGACAATGAGCGCCGCAGCGCCGAGTTGGCACGGCATGAATTGGCCGACGCGCCGGGCATCGATCTTGATCGCGTCTGCGAACTGATCACGCTCACAGCTCGTCATGGATCGCTGCGCCCGCAGGACGTCGATGCCGACGCCGCACGATTCCTCGACTGCGACATGGCCATCCTCGGCACCGAGGCTGCGGCCTTTGACCACTACGATGCCGCCATCGCCGAGGAATACGCAGGCGTGGTGCCCGGATTCGTCTACCGCTTCAAGCGCCGTCGCTTCCTGGCCGGCCTGCTGGCGCGCCCGCGCATCTACCTCAGCGATGACGGCCACGCCCGCTGGGATGCTCAGGCGCGCGCCAATCTGCGGCGGGCAACGGGCAAGGGCTGACCACATGCCGCGGGTGGCCGGGGCTGCGCTTGACCACGGCTGATTCGCGGCAAACCGAGGACAATCGGGCCCGGCCTCGCCAATGCCAGGACACGATCGTTTACAAGTCGCCATTAACGCGTATGCTCAAGGATTCTCGACTTCGGTACGCCCACACATGCGTCTGATCTGCCTGCTTCCCTGGTTGCTGTCGGCCTTGGCTGCGCAACCCTCGTATGCGCTTGATGGAAATGCCCACCCAAGCGCCCTGGCGCAACGACTGGAACGCGAGCTCAACCAGAGTATCGCCAGCGCCCAGCGCTCGGCTGAGGCGCTGGACACCGGCACGCTGGACCGGATCGACAGGGAGATCCGCAACGGTACAGCGCAATGGGCCAGTCGCCAGGACGCCATGCCCGCCGACACCGTCAAACTCGATCAATTGCGCGGCGTGTTGCAGAACGCGCGCCTGTACAACGACAAGCTCGCGCGCGGCGAGAACATGCCCCTTCCCTACACCACGCTCGAAGCCGGACAGCGGGTGGTGGCCAGATCGGCCGGCAGCCTGGGATCCAGTTGTGAGCAGGCGTGGCCGATCGAACTCGACAAGCCCATGTCAACCGATCTGGCGCCGGCTGGACGGGCGGGCGATCAGTTCTGGCTGCAGGTCAAGGCCTCGGACCGATCGGTCGCGGTATCAACCCTGGGCAGTACCGGCGACGTGGATCTAGCCGTGTTTGCGCAGTGCGGCGATGACCAGGCCGTGCTCGTCAACGACGATTACTATGGCTTGCAGGCACTGGCGCGGCTGCCGGCGGCGCAGACAGGCTTCGTACGGGTCCGCAATCTGGATGCGCTGGCGCCGCTGGAAGCGCGGATCGAGGCGATTCTGGCCGGCGGCTTCACCGGGACGATCAGCCTCACGCCTGCCGGCACTGGCTCCCCGGCCGGGCTGATCGTGTCCTATTTCTCGACGCCCGGTGGCTACTACCAGGGACAGACCCAAGCCGTAGCCAACGGCAGCTACGCGCTGACTGCCCTGAGTCCGGGCAATTACTACGCACGCACGGCGGCGAGTTCTTCTTTGCAAACCTCGGTACTTCACGAGGCCTACGACAAGGTCCCGTGCAGCAACAGCGACTATTACTATCTGTACGCCTGCAATGCCAGCGCACTCACCGAGATTGCCGTGGTCGACGGCCAGACCACCACCAACATCAATTTTGACCTTGGCCTTGCCCGATCGCTGCAGGTTCTGGTTCGCGACGCCGTGGACGCTCGGCCGCTGGCGGCATCGGTGGTCCTGTACCGAGATGGCAATACCGTGACCAGCAGCTACACCGATGCTACGGGCCGC
The nucleotide sequence above comes from Rhodanobacteraceae bacterium. Encoded proteins:
- a CDS encoding alpha/beta hydrolase, which translates into the protein MLRMLSFLVATAIALYLFLCAFLWASQTQMIFLPQGTRVRPQTTDFELFSDGLRLRGWCVNPGQSRALIYFGGNAEAINHQRERFARWFPQHTVYLLAYRGYGASEGSPSEVGLKQDALTLYDHIAGDHTRIDVIGRSVGSGVALHLAARRAVGRLALITPYDSLVAVAARHYPWFPVRWLLHQRFEATADAVRVQVPTLLLIARQDEIIPPAHAEALTRAFSNSPEIQWLDTDHNTVEKDARFALALQRFFRE